In a single window of the Streptomyces sp. 846.5 genome:
- a CDS encoding ABC transporter permease — protein MDTPVDLPTVVPRGSGRLLAEAFVRNRRALVGVGMVAVIAAFCFVGPLLYRTDQVTVQLDLADLPPGSGYPLGTDASGYDVLGRLMEGGRSSLELGFAVAVTTTVIGTLYGAFAGYVGGIVDAVMMRVIDTFLAVPGIVLLLIMVSVFTPTLWGIVLLLSLLSWLGAARLVRGEVLSLRTREFVQAARMMGGTGRRIVLRHLIPNAAGVIIVSGTFTIADSILTLSALSFLGLGLPPPHADWGTMLSAGLNSLYDGYWWLVYPPAGILIVTVVAFNLIGDAVHDALDVRLQQP, from the coding sequence TTGGACACGCCCGTGGACCTCCCGACGGTGGTGCCGCGCGGCTCCGGACGGCTGCTGGCGGAGGCGTTCGTCCGCAACCGGCGGGCCCTGGTCGGGGTGGGCATGGTCGCGGTGATCGCCGCGTTCTGCTTCGTCGGGCCGCTGCTGTACCGGACCGACCAGGTGACGGTGCAGCTGGACCTGGCCGATCTCCCACCGGGCAGCGGGTATCCGCTGGGCACCGACGCCTCCGGGTACGACGTGCTGGGACGGTTGATGGAGGGCGGCCGGTCCTCGCTCGAACTCGGCTTCGCGGTGGCCGTCACCACGACCGTCATCGGCACGCTGTACGGCGCCTTCGCCGGCTATGTCGGCGGCATCGTCGACGCGGTGATGATGCGGGTCATCGACACTTTCCTCGCCGTCCCCGGGATCGTGCTGCTGCTGATCATGGTCAGCGTGTTCACGCCCACCCTGTGGGGGATCGTGCTGCTGTTGTCGCTGCTGTCCTGGCTCGGCGCCGCGCGGCTGGTCCGGGGAGAGGTACTCTCCCTGCGGACCAGGGAGTTCGTGCAGGCGGCGCGGATGATGGGCGGCACCGGACGGCGCATCGTGCTGCGCCATCTGATCCCCAACGCCGCGGGCGTGATCATCGTCAGCGGCACCTTCACCATCGCCGACTCGATCCTCACCCTGTCGGCCCTCAGCTTCCTCGGGCTCGGGCTGCCACCGCCGCACGCCGACTGGGGCACCATGCTCTCGGCCGGCCTCAACTCCCTGTACGACGGCTACTGGTGGCTGGTGTACCCGCCCGCGGGGATCCTGATCGTCACCGTGGTGGCGTTCAACCTGATCGGCGACGCGGTCCACGACGCGCTGGACGTCCGACTGCAACA
- a CDS encoding ABC transporter permease: protein MTAFLIRRTGEAIVVVMGVMVLTFVMIHLVPGSAARATLGTRATAERIAVFNAANGLDRPLAAQFVSFVKEAAEGNFGTSYSLNQPVSTLIAQRLPRDAVLLGLSTLLALAVALPMGIFQAVRRGRVADHVLTVVSFVLYSMPDFFFALLLIAVFSVQLHLLPSEAPQAETVAGILADPRALVLPVVTLTLVSVAGFSRYMRSSAINTLAQEYVQVARSKGLPERLVLRRHVLRNSLLPVITVLGLSAPSVVAGAVIAESVFNYPGMGLLFYQAATSKDYPIMLGSTLVVGVATVLGSLFADIAYSLLDPRIRYVDA, encoded by the coding sequence GTGACCGCCTTTCTGATCCGCCGGACCGGGGAGGCGATCGTGGTGGTGATGGGCGTCATGGTCCTGACGTTCGTCATGATCCACCTCGTGCCGGGCAGTGCCGCCCGGGCCACCCTGGGGACCCGGGCCACCGCCGAGCGGATCGCCGTGTTCAATGCTGCCAACGGCCTGGACCGGCCGTTGGCGGCGCAGTTCGTGTCCTTTGTGAAGGAGGCTGCTGAGGGCAACTTCGGCACGTCGTACTCGCTCAACCAGCCGGTGTCCACGCTGATCGCGCAGCGGCTGCCGCGTGACGCCGTGCTGCTGGGGCTGTCCACCCTGCTCGCGCTCGCGGTCGCGCTGCCGATGGGGATCTTCCAGGCGGTGCGCCGGGGCCGGGTCGCGGACCACGTCCTCACCGTCGTCTCCTTCGTGCTGTACTCGATGCCGGACTTCTTCTTCGCCCTGCTGCTGATCGCGGTCTTCTCGGTGCAGCTGCACCTGCTGCCCTCCGAGGCGCCCCAGGCTGAGACCGTCGCCGGGATCCTGGCCGACCCGCGCGCCCTGGTGCTGCCGGTGGTCACGCTGACCCTGGTCAGCGTGGCCGGCTTCAGCCGGTACATGCGGTCCTCGGCCATCAACACCCTGGCCCAGGAGTACGTGCAGGTCGCCCGTTCCAAGGGCCTGCCGGAGCGACTGGTGCTGCGCCGGCACGTGCTGCGCAACTCCCTGCTGCCGGTCATCACCGTGCTGGGGCTGTCGGCCCCGAGCGTGGTGGCCGGTGCGGTGATCGCCGAGTCCGTCTTCAACTACCCAGGAATGGGGCTGCTGTTCTACCAGGCGGCCACCAGCAAGGACTACCCGATCATGCTCGGATCGACCCTGGTGGTCGGGGTGGCCACCGTCCTCGGCAGCCTCTTCGCCGACATCGCCTACAGCCTCCTCGACCCCCGGATCCGCTATGTCGACGCTTGA
- a CDS encoding peptide ABC transporter substrate-binding protein, producing the protein MRAIQRLRLAAGATALAVVAVGCSGGGGSAHGAISNGESASATKLPVKKGGTVTIAEVGAQPDFIFPLAPATNQNGYNANLTQPLWPYLVYAGEGANSVVNKDKSLFSSLDYSNGDKRITITLKSWNWSDGQPVTSRDFSFVYNLLKANASNWNAHLVGLFPEDVAKVSTPDAHTVVLDLTQAYNPDFYTDDVLSTIPLLPQHAWDKTSATGAVGDDDTTTAGAKAVYAYLQKEGAKTTAFTTNLLWQVVDGPWKLSEFRSNGYYSYVPNTQYSGTTRPTLDKVVFSPFTSDTPEINALRSGSALDIASLPLTDVKQAQALESSGYSIASVPIPGVAEIEPNLYNSAVGALLRQLYVRQAMEYLIDRNQIVSKVYNGYADPGNGPVPVKATGAWASPLEKAGGPYPYDPAKAKALLQAHGWTVAPGGTTTCASPGTGATQCGAGIAAGQALTFNLLYSSGRATTDEQNAAIKSSEAQAGITVNLKSEPFNTLISTIGTCTAASHPASGCGWQLAEFGYNPYPLYPNGTGFFDTGGSANSGGYSDPTMDQLIKATEYGSSAQVFTQYEDYAAQQLPWLWLPLRESLLVYRKNLQGVVPLNPFSGAQNFEDWGYTS; encoded by the coding sequence ATGCGCGCTATCCAACGACTGAGACTCGCTGCGGGCGCGACAGCCCTGGCGGTCGTTGCCGTCGGTTGCTCGGGAGGCGGCGGGAGCGCCCACGGGGCGATCAGCAACGGCGAGAGCGCCAGTGCGACGAAGCTCCCGGTCAAGAAGGGCGGGACGGTCACCATCGCGGAGGTGGGCGCGCAGCCCGACTTCATCTTCCCGCTGGCTCCGGCGACCAACCAGAACGGCTACAACGCCAACCTCACCCAGCCCCTGTGGCCGTACCTGGTCTACGCGGGGGAAGGCGCCAACTCGGTGGTGAACAAGGACAAGAGCCTGTTCAGCTCCCTTGACTACTCCAACGGCGACAAGCGGATCACCATCACCCTCAAGAGCTGGAACTGGTCCGACGGACAGCCGGTCACCAGCCGGGACTTCTCCTTTGTCTACAACCTGCTGAAGGCGAACGCCTCGAACTGGAACGCCCACCTGGTCGGACTCTTCCCCGAGGACGTCGCCAAGGTGTCCACCCCGGACGCCCACACCGTGGTGCTGGACCTCACCCAGGCGTACAACCCGGACTTCTACACCGACGACGTCCTCAGCACCATCCCGCTGCTGCCCCAGCACGCCTGGGACAAGACCTCGGCGACCGGCGCGGTCGGGGACGACGACACCACCACTGCGGGCGCCAAGGCCGTGTACGCCTACCTGCAGAAGGAGGGCGCCAAGACGACCGCCTTCACCACCAACCTGCTCTGGCAGGTCGTCGACGGGCCGTGGAAGCTGTCCGAGTTCCGGAGCAACGGCTACTACAGCTACGTCCCCAACACGCAGTACTCCGGCACGACGAGGCCGACCCTGGACAAGGTCGTCTTCTCGCCCTTCACCTCCGACACCCCCGAGATCAACGCGCTGCGCTCGGGCAGTGCCCTCGACATCGCGTCGCTGCCGCTGACCGACGTCAAGCAGGCGCAGGCGCTGGAGTCGAGCGGATACTCGATCGCCAGCGTGCCGATCCCCGGCGTGGCCGAGATCGAACCCAATCTCTACAACTCCGCGGTCGGAGCCCTGCTCCGCCAGCTGTACGTCCGGCAGGCGATGGAGTACCTGATCGACCGCAACCAGATCGTCTCCAAGGTCTACAACGGCTACGCGGATCCGGGTAACGGGCCGGTGCCGGTCAAGGCCACCGGGGCGTGGGCCTCACCGCTGGAGAAGGCCGGCGGACCGTACCCGTACGACCCGGCCAAGGCCAAGGCCCTGCTGCAGGCGCACGGTTGGACGGTGGCGCCGGGCGGGACGACGACCTGCGCCAGCCCTGGGACCGGCGCTACGCAGTGCGGAGCGGGCATCGCGGCCGGTCAGGCGCTGACCTTCAACCTGCTGTACTCCTCCGGCCGGGCCACCACGGACGAGCAGAACGCCGCCATCAAGTCCTCGGAGGCCCAGGCGGGCATCACCGTCAACCTCAAGTCGGAGCCGTTCAACACGCTGATCAGCACGATCGGCACCTGCACCGCGGCCTCCCACCCGGCATCCGGCTGCGGCTGGCAGCTCGCGGAGTTCGGCTACAACCCGTACCCGCTCTACCCCAACGGCACCGGGTTCTTTGACACCGGCGGCTCCGCCAACTCCGGCGGCTACTCCGACCCGACCATGGACCAGCTGATCAAGGCCACCGAGTACGGTTCCTCGGCCCAGGTGTTCACGCAGTACGAGGACTACGCGGCCCAGCAACTCCCCTGGCTGTGGCTCCCCCTGCGCGAGAGCCTGCTGGTCTACCGGAAGAACCTGCAGGGCGTCGTCCCGCTCAACCCGTTCTCGGGCGCGCAGAACTTCGAGGACTGGGGCTACACGTCGTGA
- a CDS encoding ABC transporter permease gives MSEIRLAAPAIGSGAATATATATSTSEREVFLPRDARRRTLFASLRERLRWPLGIYTTPVAILVAWEILSRAGVVAQTYAPAPTSIVRSAVDLWQQGVLGPDLAVSLRRAVIGLAIGLTVGILSGVLGGLLRTGEYLFNGVVQVLNTIPLLAVLPLMIVWFGIDELTKVLLISFGAGVPMYLNLFAAIRGVDQRLIEMAKTTGAGPWRLVTRVLVPGALPGFLVGLRFSLAYSILGLVAAETINANEGLGFLITQGQTYLQTGQVFVGLAIYSLLGLVADQFVRILERVLLRWRPGYEAA, from the coding sequence ATGAGCGAGATCCGCCTCGCGGCGCCGGCCATCGGCTCGGGCGCCGCAACCGCGACCGCGACCGCGACGAGCACCAGCGAGCGTGAGGTCTTCCTGCCGCGCGACGCACGTCGCCGGACCCTGTTCGCCAGCCTGCGCGAACGCCTGCGCTGGCCGCTCGGCATCTACACGACCCCGGTCGCGATCCTCGTCGCCTGGGAGATCCTTTCCAGGGCCGGGGTGGTGGCGCAGACCTACGCCCCGGCTCCGACCTCCATCGTGAGATCCGCCGTCGACCTGTGGCAGCAGGGCGTCCTCGGGCCGGACCTGGCCGTCTCACTGCGAAGGGCCGTCATAGGTCTCGCGATCGGACTGACGGTGGGCATCCTCTCCGGGGTGCTCGGCGGTCTGCTGCGCACCGGTGAGTACCTCTTCAACGGTGTCGTCCAGGTACTGAACACGATCCCGCTGCTGGCGGTGCTGCCGCTGATGATCGTGTGGTTCGGCATCGACGAGCTGACCAAGGTGCTGCTGATCTCGTTCGGCGCCGGCGTCCCGATGTACCTCAACCTGTTCGCCGCGATCCGGGGTGTCGACCAGCGCCTGATCGAAATGGCGAAGACCACGGGAGCGGGCCCCTGGCGCCTGGTGACGCGGGTGCTGGTGCCCGGAGCCCTGCCGGGGTTCCTGGTCGGCCTCCGGTTCTCCCTCGCCTACAGCATCCTGGGCCTGGTCGCCGCCGAGACCATCAACGCCAACGAGGGCCTCGGCTTCCTCATCACCCAGGGCCAGACCTACCTGCAGACCGGCCAGGTCTTCGTCGGGCTGGCCATCTACTCCCTCCTCGGCCTGGTCGCCGACCAGTTCGTCCGGATTCTCGAGCGGGTGCTGCTGCGGTGGCGCCCCGGATATGAGGCGGCATGA
- a CDS encoding ABC transporter ATP-binding protein, protein MSTTVATRTRRQAGVLVEGVVRRFGDRVVLDHLDLTIADDELVVLLGPSGCGKSTLLRLLAGLDRPDGGLVEVPAKRAIVFQADRLLPWQRVLRNVTLGLRGPDAEQRALDVLAEVGLAGRERAWPKELSGGEAQRVSLARALVSEPELVLLDEPFAALDAITRLRMHGLVRALRSKHHAAMLLVTHDVDEAIALADRIVVMADGRIGASHLVQLSATERETSAAREELRSALLDDLGLGLTDHP, encoded by the coding sequence ATGAGCACCACGGTTGCGACCCGCACCCGGCGGCAGGCCGGGGTCCTGGTCGAGGGGGTGGTCCGCAGGTTCGGCGACCGGGTGGTGCTCGACCACCTGGACCTGACCATCGCCGACGACGAACTGGTGGTCCTGCTCGGCCCCTCCGGCTGCGGCAAGAGCACCCTGCTGCGCCTGCTCGCCGGGCTGGACCGGCCCGACGGCGGCCTGGTGGAGGTCCCGGCGAAGCGCGCGATCGTGTTCCAGGCAGACCGACTGCTGCCCTGGCAGCGGGTGCTGCGCAATGTCACGCTCGGCCTGCGCGGACCGGACGCGGAGCAGCGCGCCCTGGACGTACTCGCCGAGGTCGGACTCGCGGGCCGCGAGCGGGCCTGGCCCAAGGAGCTCTCCGGTGGCGAGGCCCAGCGGGTGTCGCTGGCGCGGGCGTTGGTCTCGGAGCCCGAACTCGTGCTGCTGGACGAGCCGTTCGCGGCCCTCGACGCGATCACCCGGCTACGCATGCACGGCCTGGTGCGGGCGCTGCGCAGCAAGCACCACGCGGCCATGCTGCTGGTCACCCACGACGTCGACGAGGCGATCGCACTGGCGGACCGCATCGTCGTCATGGCCGACGGCCGCATCGGCGCCTCGCACCTCGTCCAACTCTCCGCCACCGAACGCGAGACGAGCGCCGCCCGCGAGGAGCTCCGCTCGGCGCTCCTGGACGACCTCGGCCTCGGCCTCACCGACCACCCCTGA
- a CDS encoding aliphatic sulfonate ABC transporter substrate-binding protein: MSRSTSRLVGAVALLTVVSTLAACASSTKATPLSINGAASAAAHPEWSQYTFTIGDNGGDGSEALAKITGAFDNASYQVKFARFTYGPPLVQAAASGDIDLGSVGDVPPITGAAKEYGFKIVAVTRSLAPTQPAENIIVPKGSTLQTLADLKGKKLAVPQGSSAHGLALNALKSVGLTPKDVQLVFLDPAAGATAFATGKVDAWSIWNPQSALAVKAGARILAKGLPPIDQTSNYYVASDKSLNDPAKRAALTDLLKRLGGEFHWAVQHPDQYAQAISQEEGIPLADAKAVLTSLETRVTPVEAADIAAEQQLGDAFLEAKQITKKVDVQSITDNLLPAGYDSSKLN; this comes from the coding sequence ATGTCCAGAAGTACCTCCCGACTCGTCGGCGCCGTCGCTCTGCTCACTGTCGTCAGCACCCTCGCCGCATGCGCCTCGTCGACAAAGGCCACGCCACTGAGCATCAACGGCGCAGCGAGCGCCGCTGCCCATCCCGAGTGGAGCCAGTACACCTTCACCATCGGCGACAACGGCGGTGACGGCAGCGAGGCCCTGGCCAAGATCACCGGTGCGTTCGACAACGCCTCCTACCAGGTGAAGTTCGCCCGGTTCACCTACGGCCCCCCGCTGGTGCAGGCGGCCGCGTCGGGCGACATCGACCTGGGCAGCGTCGGCGACGTGCCGCCGATCACCGGCGCCGCGAAGGAGTACGGCTTCAAGATCGTCGCCGTCACCCGCTCGCTCGCTCCCACCCAGCCGGCCGAGAACATCATCGTGCCCAAGGGCTCCACCCTCCAGACACTGGCCGACCTCAAGGGCAAGAAGCTGGCTGTTCCGCAGGGCAGTTCAGCCCACGGTCTGGCCCTGAACGCGCTCAAGAGCGTCGGTCTGACCCCCAAGGACGTGCAGTTGGTCTTCCTCGACCCGGCCGCAGGCGCCACCGCGTTCGCGACCGGCAAGGTGGACGCCTGGTCGATCTGGAACCCGCAGTCCGCGCTCGCCGTCAAGGCAGGCGCCCGGATCCTGGCCAAGGGCCTCCCGCCGATCGACCAGACCAGCAACTACTACGTCGCCAGCGACAAGTCGCTGAACGACCCGGCCAAGCGGGCGGCACTCACGGACCTCCTGAAGCGCCTGGGCGGCGAGTTCCACTGGGCGGTCCAGCACCCCGACCAGTACGCGCAGGCGATCTCCCAGGAGGAAGGCATCCCGCTGGCCGACGCCAAGGCGGTGCTGACCTCCCTGGAGACCAGGGTGACGCCGGTGGAGGCGGCGGACATCGCGGCGGAGCAGCAGCTCGGTGACGCTTTCCTGGAGGCCAAGCAGATCACCAAGAAGGTCGACGTCCAGTCGATCACCGACAACCTCCTCCCGGCCGGCTACGACAGCTCGAAGCTCAACTGA
- a CDS encoding NAD(P)H-dependent oxidoreductase produces the protein MSVVVLVGNPKPRSRTYAAAHLVAEKLTGSQADHSIELADLGARLFDPEDQQVAEAVAAVEGASLLVVASPTYKASYTGLLKLFLDRLGPGALTGITSVPLLLGAHWRHSLAADLLLKPVLVELGATVPVKGLFLLDSDYTTSEELENWLPSARSQVAATLNAERTRVAS, from the coding sequence ATGAGCGTCGTCGTCCTCGTCGGCAACCCGAAGCCGCGATCCCGTACCTACGCGGCGGCGCATCTGGTCGCCGAGAAGCTGACGGGATCTCAGGCCGACCACAGCATAGAACTCGCCGACCTCGGCGCCAGGCTGTTCGACCCCGAGGACCAGCAGGTCGCCGAGGCGGTCGCCGCCGTCGAGGGCGCGAGCCTGCTGGTCGTCGCGAGCCCCACCTACAAGGCCAGCTACACCGGGCTGCTGAAGCTCTTCCTGGACCGGCTCGGCCCCGGCGCCCTCACCGGTATCACCTCCGTGCCGCTGCTGCTGGGCGCGCACTGGCGCCACTCGCTGGCGGCCGACCTGCTGCTCAAGCCGGTCCTGGTGGAACTGGGCGCCACCGTCCCGGTGAAGGGCCTGTTCCTGCTGGATTCGGACTACACCACCTCGGAGGAGCTGGAGAACTGGCTGCCGTCGGCACGCAGCCAGGTGGCCGCCACGCTGAACGCCGAGCGGACCCGGGTGGCGTCATGA
- a CDS encoding nucleoside deaminase, whose protein sequence is MTADAKDHVSEADLRHLRRSVELATEALEAGDWPFGSVLVGGDGTVLAEDRNREVSLGDPTRHPEFELARWAATHLAPEARAATTVFTSGEHCPMCAAAHGWVGLGRIVYVSSAEQTASWNKELGAAPADVRPVPITDLVPGLVVQGPVPGLAEEVHELHRRFRGHS, encoded by the coding sequence ATGACGGCGGATGCGAAGGACCATGTGTCCGAGGCCGACCTGCGCCACCTGCGCCGATCCGTGGAACTGGCGACCGAAGCCCTGGAGGCCGGTGACTGGCCGTTCGGTTCGGTGCTGGTGGGTGGGGACGGGACCGTCCTGGCCGAGGACCGCAACCGGGAGGTGAGCCTGGGCGATCCCACCCGCCATCCGGAGTTCGAGCTGGCGCGCTGGGCCGCGACCCACCTGGCTCCGGAGGCGCGGGCGGCGACGACGGTCTTCACCTCCGGCGAGCACTGCCCGATGTGTGCGGCGGCCCACGGCTGGGTCGGGCTGGGCCGCATCGTCTATGTGAGCTCGGCCGAGCAGACGGCGTCCTGGAACAAGGAGCTCGGCGCCGCACCCGCCGACGTCCGCCCGGTGCCGATCACGGATCTTGTTCCCGGCCTCGTGGTCCAGGGACCGGTTCCCGGCCTCGCCGAGGAGGTGCACGAGCTGCACCGAAGGTTCCGCGGTCACAGCTGA
- a CDS encoding Smr/MutS family protein gives MLSLDLHPIYRNNRDIELALRQFLFAASRSGESAVEIIPGKGSGQLKRRVLAFLDQRHIKKLYLRHESVPGNEGRVIVHFREKP, from the coding sequence GTGCTGAGCCTGGATCTGCATCCGATCTACCGGAACAACCGCGACATCGAACTCGCCCTGCGCCAGTTCCTCTTCGCGGCCTCGCGCTCCGGCGAATCCGCGGTCGAGATCATCCCCGGCAAGGGGTCGGGTCAGCTGAAGCGGCGCGTGCTGGCGTTTCTGGACCAGCGGCACATCAAGAAGCTCTACCTCCGCCATGAATCGGTGCCGGGCAACGAGGGTAGGGTGATCGTTCACTTCCGCGAGAAGCCGTAG
- a CDS encoding TIGR03618 family F420-dependent PPOX class oxidoreductase, with translation MTTLQEAAAVGRKEHGLVVVSTLRADATVQASVVNAGVLPHPATGAPVLAFVTYGRVKLANLRERPQVTAVFRHGWRWATVEGRAQLAGPDDPQPWLDPESLRLLLRAVFTAAGGEHEDWDEYDRVMAEQRRTVVLVEPSRIYGS, from the coding sequence ATGACGACGCTTCAGGAAGCCGCTGCCGTCGGGCGGAAGGAGCACGGGCTGGTGGTGGTGTCGACGCTGCGGGCGGATGCCACGGTGCAGGCCTCGGTCGTCAACGCCGGGGTGCTGCCGCACCCTGCCACGGGCGCACCGGTCCTGGCCTTCGTCACCTACGGACGGGTGAAGCTGGCGAACCTCCGGGAGCGGCCGCAGGTCACCGCGGTCTTCCGGCACGGCTGGCGCTGGGCGACCGTCGAGGGCCGGGCCCAGCTCGCCGGTCCCGACGACCCCCAGCCCTGGCTGGACCCCGAGAGCCTGCGGTTGCTGCTGCGCGCGGTGTTCACCGCGGCCGGCGGCGAGCACGAGGACTGGGACGAGTACGACCGGGTGATGGCCGAGCAGCGACGCACCGTAGTCCTGGTCGAGCCGTCCCGGATCTACGGCAGTTGA
- a CDS encoding GNAT family N-acetyltransferase, translating to MTTTAPQYEVRPAVLADPLVQPLLSELEYEYTTRYPSLAGTSKELARYPAEEFEPDHGGLLLLLLQDGEPVAGGAYRRYDERTAELKRIWTHSAHRRRGLARRIVHELEQAAAAAGYQQVYLTTGPRQPEARGLYLVTGYTALFDLTADPETLGGPLPFAKALTGSRAVRPGDFRPTPRVDFGAAPPGSGLRPGE from the coding sequence ATGACGACCACCGCCCCGCAGTACGAGGTCCGCCCGGCCGTCCTGGCGGATCCGCTGGTCCAGCCGCTGCTCAGCGAGCTGGAGTACGAGTACACCACCCGCTACCCCTCGCTGGCCGGCACCAGCAAGGAGCTGGCCCGGTACCCGGCCGAGGAGTTCGAGCCGGACCACGGCGGCCTGCTGCTCCTGCTGCTGCAGGACGGCGAGCCCGTCGCGGGGGGCGCGTACCGCCGCTACGACGAGCGCACCGCCGAGCTGAAGCGGATCTGGACGCACAGCGCGCACCGCCGCCGGGGCCTGGCCCGGCGCATCGTCCACGAGCTGGAGCAGGCCGCCGCGGCAGCCGGATACCAGCAGGTCTACCTCACCACCGGGCCGCGCCAACCGGAGGCCAGGGGCCTCTACCTGGTCACCGGCTACACCGCTCTCTTCGACCTGACGGCCGACCCGGAGACCCTGGGCGGCCCGCTGCCCTTCGCCAAGGCACTGACCGGGTCCCGGGCCGTCCGGCCCGGGGATTTCCGGCCCACCCCCCGCGTGGACTTCGGCGCCGCTCCGCCGGGCAGCGGCCTTCGGCCGGGGGAGTGA
- a CDS encoding LLM class flavin-dependent oxidoreductase: protein MPVEFLGIAATNDGSETNPRSGASFDKEYTLRLARAHEDHGWDRVLFAYGSGSAEPGTAAAYIAANTDRLQILLAHRPNVSYPTFAAKEFATLDRISDGRLTVHFITGGNDHEQQREGDFLTKDQRYARTREYIEIVKWAWTEHEPFDHEGEYYRFNDFASDVFPVQRPAFRPIIAPTEELAWEKAHRTVATIKARREAGAWSQPGVDAPQNTGSQRLIAIAEQGERYDRALWTPTAAATGGAGNSNALVGTPETVAEALLDYYDLGVDILSARGYDLLGDAIDFGRHVIPLVREGVAARDAERARAAVVAAEGALR, encoded by the coding sequence ATGCCCGTCGAGTTCCTCGGCATCGCCGCCACCAACGACGGCTCGGAGACCAACCCCCGCAGCGGGGCCTCCTTCGACAAGGAGTACACGCTCCGGCTGGCCCGGGCCCACGAGGACCACGGCTGGGACCGGGTCCTGTTCGCCTACGGTTCCGGCTCGGCCGAGCCGGGCACCGCCGCCGCGTACATCGCGGCCAACACCGATCGGCTGCAGATCCTGCTGGCGCACCGGCCGAACGTCTCCTATCCGACCTTCGCCGCCAAGGAGTTCGCCACCCTCGACCGGATCAGCGACGGCCGGCTGACCGTCCACTTCATCACCGGCGGAAACGACCACGAGCAGCAGCGCGAGGGCGACTTCCTGACCAAGGACCAGCGCTACGCGCGCACCCGGGAGTACATCGAGATCGTCAAGTGGGCCTGGACCGAGCACGAGCCCTTCGACCACGAGGGCGAGTACTACCGCTTCAACGATTTCGCCAGCGACGTGTTCCCGGTGCAGCGGCCGGCGTTCCGGCCGATCATCGCGCCTACCGAGGAACTCGCCTGGGAGAAGGCCCACCGCACGGTCGCGACGATCAAGGCCCGCCGCGAGGCGGGCGCCTGGAGCCAGCCCGGGGTGGATGCCCCGCAGAACACCGGCTCCCAGCGGCTGATCGCCATCGCCGAGCAGGGCGAACGCTACGACCGCGCGCTGTGGACCCCGACCGCCGCCGCGACCGGCGGCGCCGGCAACTCCAACGCCCTGGTCGGCACCCCCGAGACCGTGGCGGAGGCCCTGCTCGACTACTACGACCTGGGCGTCGACATCCTCTCCGCCCGGGGCTACGACCTGCTCGGCGACGCCATCGACTTCGGCCGCCATGTCATTCCGCTGGTGCGTGAGGGCGTCGCCGCGCGCGACGCCGAGCGGGCCCGCGCCGCCGTGGTCGCCGCCGAGGGGGCGCTTCGATGA
- a CDS encoding DUF6059 family protein: MRWWRDLLDRWTPGLIAFGGSLWGVCTPWPWPEPQYPAASADRPSPGHPERLCAHVPPTEVERELWSRLDLRA; this comes from the coding sequence GTGAGGTGGTGGCGGGACCTGTTGGACCGGTGGACGCCGGGGCTGATCGCGTTCGGCGGGTCGCTGTGGGGTGTCTGCACGCCCTGGCCCTGGCCGGAACCCCAGTACCCGGCGGCGTCGGCCGACCGGCCGTCACCCGGCCATCCCGAGCGCCTGTGCGCCCACGTCCCGCCGACGGAGGTGGAACGGGAGCTGTGGTCCCGCCTCGATCTTCGTGCGTAG